The proteins below come from a single Corvus moneduloides isolate bCorMon1 chromosome W, bCorMon1.pri, whole genome shotgun sequence genomic window:
- the LOC116437430 gene encoding uncharacterized protein LOC116437430: MARGHRELWAAVARDGLQKGDSDMLAAAQDSVAFPVLFVPNPQGGGNVAQVTNLDWKLLAQLRATVGNYSVTSEPVKQMLDYIFNAFTLLPADIKGITKLMYTPHQRLLFEARWREEAAVTAAVPRPAADPLTGVTVAELMGEGDHMRVEAQAALGPAKLREAMAVAKKAMDKVRAPGGIPMYMSIKQGREESLGSFVDKVMEAISKAGVQEHMHDPLLKQCLLQNGNQATRALITSTPGDWTVQQLLEKAVTMPTGSQLFLAQALEKLGEGLKEQAISSQNQVMAALAPLQAAAARPRPAPDGP; encoded by the coding sequence ATGGCTAGGGGACATAGAGAACTCTGGGCTGCGGTTGCTCGTGACGGCTTACAAAAGGGTGATTCTGACATGCTAGCGGCTGCACAAGACAGCGTGGCGttccctgttttatttgtcCCGAATCCGCAAGGGGGCGGCAATGTTGCGCAGGTGACTAATCTTGATTGGAAGCTGCTAGCGCAGCTCCGAGCAACGGTGGGGAATTACAGTGTAACCAGTGAACCAGTTAAACAGAtgcttgattatatttttaacgcttttacccttcttcctgctgacaTTAAAGGCATTACTAAGCTCATGTATACCCCGCATCAGCGACTGCTTTTTGAAGCTCGCTGGAGGGAGGAAGCCGCTGttactgctgctgtccccaggccagcGGCAGATCCCTTGACAGGTGTTACAGTAGCTGAGCTCATGGGTGAAGGGGATCACATGAGAGTAGAAGCCCAAGCGGCACTAGGACCTGCCAAGCTACGGGAAGCTATGGCAGTTGCTAAGAAAGCAATGGATAAGGTCCGAGCCCCAGGTGGGATCCCGATGTATATGAGCATTaaacaaggcagagaggagTCTCTAGGCTCTTTTGTTGACAAAGTTATGGAAGCCATTTCAAAAGCTGGGGTTCAAGAGCATATGCATGACCCGTTGCTTAAACAATGCCTTTTACAAAATGGCAATCAGGCCACCCGTGCCCTTATTACTTCCACCCCAGGGGATTGGACTGTCCAGCAACTTTTAGAAAAAGCTGTGACCATGCCCACTGGCTCGCAACTATTCTTAGCACAAGCCTTAGAAAAATTAGGTGAAGGGCTTAAAGAACAGGCTATCAGCTCTCAAAATCAGGTTATGGCAGCCCTTGCTCCTCTCCAAGCGGCAGCAGCACGTCCTCGCCCAGCTCCAGATGGCCCATGA